A DNA window from Labrys wisconsinensis contains the following coding sequences:
- the mog gene encoding molybdopterin adenylyltransferase: MTAKIGILTLSDRASAGVYEDRSGPAIEAYLGEVLTSPWQAVARIIPDDRTGIEAALIALCDAEGCALVCTTGGTGPARRDVTPEATEAVCNKMLPGFGELMRQESLKYVSTAILSRQTAGIRGSSLIVNLPGKPASIRQCLAAVFPAIPYCIDLIGGPYLTTDPALCKAFRPGA, encoded by the coding sequence ATGACGGCCAAGATCGGCATCCTCACCCTGTCCGACCGGGCCAGCGCCGGCGTCTACGAAGACCGGAGCGGCCCGGCGATCGAGGCCTATCTCGGCGAGGTGCTGACCTCGCCCTGGCAGGCGGTCGCCCGGATCATCCCCGACGACCGGACCGGCATCGAGGCGGCGCTGATCGCGCTCTGCGATGCGGAGGGCTGCGCCCTGGTCTGCACCACCGGCGGCACCGGCCCGGCGCGGCGCGACGTCACGCCCGAGGCGACCGAGGCGGTCTGCAACAAGATGCTGCCAGGCTTCGGCGAGCTGATGCGCCAGGAGAGCCTGAAATATGTGTCGACGGCGATCCTCTCGCGCCAGACCGCCGGCATCCGCGGCTCGTCGCTGATCGTCAACCTGCCGGGCAAGCCGGCCTCGATCCGCCAGTGCCTTGCGGCGGTCTTCCCCGCCATCCCCTATTGCATCGACCTGATCGGCGGGCCGTACCTGACCACCGATCCCGCGCTCTGCAAGGCCTTCCGCCCCGGCGCCTGA
- a CDS encoding diphosphate--fructose-6-phosphate 1-phosphotransferase, whose product MSSIVIAQGGGPTAVINETLRGAVLAARRRDPALRILGARFGVRGLTAGDMVDLGALSDADLARLGRTPNAALGSTRDKPDPAACDAILAALDALSARAFVYIGGNDTAGTLELLRRRSAGGRSFVHAPKTIDNDLEANDHVPGFISAGLFVAQAFASMELDFRAMPGIYVAIVMGRHAGFLTAAPTAWQRREEDAPHLVYAPEHPFSLPRFLEEVAAVHDRLGRCVVAMSEGVQDETGRPLAEALAGAAERDAHGNLQLTGGDLGLAVQAALKARFPKARARVDTLGYLPRGYLGVIDETDRREALAAGQFAAESAFETSGSVALQFDGSRTAPALVPLEAVAGRTRHMPAAFFAGPSTISEEGRAYFRRLLPLRPDLFAPFV is encoded by the coding sequence ATGTCGTCGATCGTCATCGCCCAGGGCGGCGGCCCGACCGCCGTGATCAACGAGACGCTGCGCGGGGCGGTGCTCGCCGCGCGCCGCCGCGACCCGGCGCTGCGCATCCTCGGCGCCCGCTTCGGGGTGCGCGGCCTCACCGCCGGCGACATGGTCGACCTCGGCGCCCTCTCCGACGCCGACCTCGCGCGCCTCGGCCGCACGCCCAATGCGGCGCTCGGCAGCACCCGCGACAAGCCGGACCCGGCGGCCTGCGACGCCATCCTCGCCGCGCTCGATGCTCTCTCGGCCCGCGCCTTCGTCTATATCGGCGGCAACGACACCGCCGGCACGCTGGAGCTGCTGCGCCGCCGCTCGGCCGGCGGCCGCAGCTTCGTGCACGCGCCCAAGACCATCGACAACGACCTGGAAGCCAATGACCACGTCCCCGGCTTCATCTCCGCCGGCCTGTTCGTGGCCCAGGCCTTCGCCAGCATGGAGCTCGATTTCCGCGCCATGCCGGGCATCTATGTCGCGATCGTCATGGGCCGCCACGCCGGCTTCCTGACCGCAGCGCCCACGGCCTGGCAGCGCCGGGAGGAGGATGCGCCGCACCTGGTCTATGCTCCCGAGCACCCCTTCTCGCTGCCGCGCTTCCTGGAGGAGGTCGCCGCGGTCCACGACCGGCTCGGGCGCTGCGTCGTCGCCATGTCCGAGGGCGTGCAGGACGAGACGGGCCGGCCGCTGGCGGAGGCGCTGGCCGGCGCGGCGGAGCGCGACGCGCACGGCAATCTGCAGCTCACCGGCGGCGATCTCGGCCTCGCCGTCCAGGCGGCGCTGAAGGCCCGCTTCCCCAAGGCGCGGGCCCGCGTCGACACGCTCGGCTATCTCCCGCGCGGCTATCTCGGCGTGATCGACGAGACCGACAGGCGGGAGGCCCTTGCCGCCGGACAGTTCGCCGCCGAAAGCGCCTTCGAGACCAGCGGATCGGTGGCGCTGCAGTTCGACGGCAGCCGGACCGCACCCGCGCTGGTGCCGCTCGAAGCCGTGGCGGGCCGGACGCGGCACATGCCGGCCGCCTTCTTTGCCGGGCCGAGCACTATTTCCGAGGAGGGACGGGCCTATTTCCGGCGGCTGCTGCCGCTGCGGCCGGACCTGTTCGCGCCCTTCGTCTGA
- a CDS encoding GlxA family transcriptional regulator — MFKPYPGPGPEPIGFLLVPQFSMMAFSAAVEPLRVANRLSGRRLFSWHTASVDGAPVASSGGMALPVERRLADLAAIPTLIVCASFEPEKGAGKPTLAALRRLARRGTTIGALDTGAWILAAAGLLEGASATMHWEAAPGFAEAFPDIAISEALFEVGGNRFTCAGGTAALDLMLDMIARKHGQSLAVAVSEQFIHDRIRDRHDRQRMSLPRRLGVVNGKLLRVVEAMEGHLETPLDARRLAGLSGVSPRQLERLFRAQLKESPSAYYLKLRLERARGLLRQTDMSVMEIAMACGYSSASCLSRSYRGHFGIAPRQDRIEPAQAPAPR; from the coding sequence ATGTTCAAGCCCTATCCCGGTCCCGGCCCCGAGCCGATCGGCTTCCTGCTCGTGCCGCAATTCTCGATGATGGCCTTCTCGGCCGCTGTCGAGCCGCTGCGCGTCGCCAACCGCCTCTCCGGCCGGAGGCTGTTCAGCTGGCACACCGCGTCGGTCGACGGCGCGCCCGTCGCCTCCTCCGGCGGCATGGCCCTGCCGGTGGAGAGGCGCCTGGCCGACCTCGCCGCGATCCCGACGCTGATCGTCTGCGCCAGCTTCGAGCCGGAAAAGGGCGCGGGCAAGCCGACGCTGGCGGCGCTGCGACGCCTGGCCCGGCGTGGCACCACCATCGGCGCGCTCGACACCGGCGCCTGGATCCTGGCGGCCGCCGGCCTCCTGGAAGGGGCGAGCGCCACCATGCACTGGGAGGCGGCGCCCGGCTTCGCCGAGGCCTTCCCCGACATCGCCATCAGCGAGGCGCTGTTCGAGGTCGGCGGCAACCGCTTCACCTGTGCCGGCGGCACCGCGGCGCTCGACCTGATGCTGGACATGATCGCCCGCAAGCACGGCCAGTCCCTGGCGGTGGCGGTCTCCGAACAGTTCATCCACGATCGCATCCGCGACCGCCACGACCGCCAGCGCATGAGCCTGCCCAGGCGCCTGGGCGTGGTCAACGGCAAGCTGCTGCGCGTGGTCGAAGCGATGGAAGGGCATCTGGAGACGCCGCTCGACGCCCGCCGGCTCGCCGGCCTCTCCGGCGTCTCGCCACGTCAGCTCGAGCGCCTGTTCCGGGCCCAGCTCAAGGAGTCCCCGTCGGCCTATTACCTCAAGCTGCGCCTGGAGCGCGCCCGCGGCCTGCTGCGCCAGACCGACATGAGCGTGATGGAGATCGCCATGGCCTGCGGCTACTCCTCCGCCTCCTGCCTGTCGCGCTCCTATCGCGGCCATTTCGGCATCGCCCCGCGGCAGGATCGGATCGAGCCGGCGCAGGCGCCCGCTCCGCGCTGA
- a CDS encoding MarR family winged helix-turn-helix transcriptional regulator, producing the protein MTELDSLRLAVTSTMHKVGRHWRRLVQDVTATHGISEACAQPLIIIGRLGEGVRQGVVAEEVGIEGPSLVRLLDQLCAGDLVERRDDAADRRAKTLWLTARGRRTTQRIERELVALRTRVLADVSREDLEAALRVFRAFDAAVGRGAEAAAMAEAAL; encoded by the coding sequence ATGACCGAGCTCGACAGCCTGCGCCTCGCCGTGACCAGCACCATGCACAAGGTCGGCCGCCACTGGCGCCGCCTGGTGCAGGACGTCACCGCCACCCACGGCATATCCGAAGCCTGCGCCCAGCCCCTGATCATCATCGGGCGCCTTGGCGAAGGCGTGCGCCAGGGCGTGGTGGCCGAGGAGGTCGGCATCGAGGGGCCCTCGCTGGTGCGCCTCCTCGACCAGCTCTGCGCCGGCGACCTGGTCGAACGCCGCGACGACGCCGCCGACCGGCGCGCCAAGACGCTCTGGCTGACGGCCCGGGGCCGCCGCACCACCCAGCGCATCGAGCGCGAGCTGGTGGCGCTGCGGACTCGCGTCCTCGCCGACGTCAGCCGCGAGGACCTCGAGGCGGCCCTGCGCGTGTTCCGGGCCTTCGACGCGGCTGTCGGCCGCGGGGCCGAGGCGGCCGCGATGGCGGAGGCCGCCCTGTGA